The genomic region AGCGACCCAGCAACGTGTCGGTGGTTGAGAAAAGGAACGTCGATGCTTAAAGCAACAGAAAACGACTTGTGAGGTGCGTATGTGAGCGGTCTACGTAACACCCGTAGCTTTCTCCTCCTCGACACGTCTCTCCCTCTTCCCCTCCCCCCCCAACTTTTTCTAtaaatttggaagaaaaaaagctCCTCATTTTTCCTTTGATTGGTTTCGTTTCAGACTTTTTttagactctctctctcttccttctctctaaatcgaaaaggaaaaaggttcaAGCTTTATGGGGAAGATCCAATCTTTCAAGCAGGAGTTCTCATTCGGTTTGATTTTCCCTCctttttataatttcataatttacGGAAAGGGTGAATATTGTGATGTTTTTGGgtgctaatttttattttattttatttttgtatagaTGAACGACTTGAAGAATCAAAAAGTATAATTGCAAAATACCCAGATCGAGTTCCGGtgagtttttatattttattttcgtaAAATTGTGTGTGAAATTGTGAATTGGAAATGCCAAGATCCTGGGAAATAACGCACTTGGAATTTGGAAATACTGAAATTTGTTCTTGTTGATGATCTTTTGGTTGGTTAGGTTTTCTTACTTTGCTTCCGCGTTTTTGGTGATTAATATTTGTTAaagatttaattattattttattacaatttGACATTGACCCGATTGAGAGATCATAACGTTTTAATGGCTGAAAGATTGTGAGAGATGCATGCTTTGAAATGGCAAATTTTTGGTTTGTGTGTTGAAGAAAGTACAAATTTTAATTCATGTCGATTACGTATGTGAAGAATCTCCGGCCTGAAgttgttttcattatgttatgTGGTTTAGGATTCGCTTTCaggttattttttttgttcaaaacttTCGAAACACAGCagtaaatttaagttttaacatgATGGTTCCCATTGTCACCTCCGAGAGTTGAGTATCGTTGATCGGTGTTTTTTTCATCGCATTTCGTGAATAGATCTAACAATGTTTGGAGGAAGTGATTTTTTTAGgaagattttatattataaccGCACATTACAATCATAAAGCTGCTGAGAAGCGACACGGTTAGACTTTATTGGAAGCATCTTTGCGAGGTCGGATAAGTTGTCAAAACTGATTAGGGtgttctttttatgtttttctgcAGGTGATCATTGAAAGATATTCCAGGACAGACCTGCctgaaatggaaaagaaaaagtatgtTTAAGTTGTCGAAGTTATCTTCATTTTCTACAAGGTCAATGTTTCTTTCGTCAAGAACAAACTTAAATGCCATATGACATCCGAGTTTTATAATTCCAGATCGAAACTTGTAAATAACACTTTCAAGGATCTAGGAATTTCGATATTCTTATTTCCATCTCTAGGTCCTTCTTCCCGGTTTCTTTGGCAGACATGTAGGAATCCTGACTATATAACTCTTCGTTCTTGAAAACAGAGAGCTTGGCATCTGTTACATGCTCTGTGTTCTGAGAATCTTTGTTGCTTCCTTTTCTGCCCTGTAGTAACAGATGTGTACTTGGATGAATTTCCTTTATCTGCAGTTTTGTATAATCCGAGTATGGATAATTAGTTCAAAAAGTTAGTAGAAATGGTTGGTTTACTTCCGGGACAATTTTCGCTAATTGTTTATCCGTTCTCACTTTAAGGGGAATAACCTCTATTCCGTGTTTCCTTGTTTCTTCTAGATTCCTGGTTCCTAGAGATATGTCTGTCGGGCAGTTTATCCATATCTTAAGCAGCAGGCTTCACTTGACCCCGGGGAaagctctttttgtttttgtgaagaACACTTTACCTCAAACAGGTAAAGAGCGTGTTGTCATCCATTCGACCAGTACAATTTAGCGCTTGCATCATGTTTTCGGAGCCACTTTAACACTTTATTATGTGTATTTCATTTACAGCCAGTCGCTTGGATTCCATCTATGAAACTTACAAGGAGGATGACGGTTTCCTGTATATGTGTTACAGCAGCGAGAAAACCTTTGGCTAATCTTGCCATCTCCTCCCCTAATTATCTAATCGCCTCGTCCATATCAGTGACTTGTAAGTATTCATTGTTAACTTGTTCTCAATCAGAACGGACCTGTGAGGCTTGCTTCACTCTCCATTATCATGTTCTTTGTATATTTGATTCTTTGTGAATTCTGTAAAGTTCGCAACTTTTAATAAATGCAACATTTACCTATTCAGTATtgtctcatttttctttcctagCCCAATGTATTTCCTAACTTTGCCTCCGTAAACTACCAAATTGAAGTTCCAacgaaaaaaaaaggggattttCTACGGTGCCCCAGAGTGTAGGATACTACGGATGTTTTAACTGTTTAGatctttgtttaaaaataaagaaatcaaaatttaacgATTAAAAAGTTCGGAGTATTCTATGCTCTTGAGCACCGtagaaggaaaaatgaaaactgaaaacaaagaaaggtgTATGAAGAGCAGACTGATGTATTTATTCACCATGTAGTCACAAACGATACGATGGTATTCACAagtgaaatgaatgtgtttttaaCACCTTATTCAATTATCTTTACTATTTTACACCTCTAAAATTTCACACAGCAGGAATTTTGTACTATTTTACTCTTTGGCTACACTGCTACAGTAATTCCATGGACAGTGACGTCTGCCTCCACAATGCAAGTATCCTTCAACACTAACCCCCTGTTTTCCCGGTTGAAATATTCTAGagcaataaaaaaattccatcCGCCCACCGAATTTGTGGCACTGAACCAGCAATTTGCTGCAATCACCAAAAACAATTCTCAATTCAATAGTATAATGGAAAAAAACGGTAAAAGGGTAACTCCAAACTAACAGAACTCTCTAGGAAGGAATCTATCATAAATAGCTTTATCCTTACGgaacttttaataaaatataGAACTGAATGAcactaaacaaattaaattgttGTCTATATACGGTTTATTGTCCTGTTGCTGAAAGCATTCAGTTGCTTTCTGCTAAATACTAGAAGTTCAACATGTGTTTCAACATTTCAAGAGTGCACCAAATGGGCATGCCCCGGACACTGCAATCCTCAAGTTCTGCACATTCTTGAAGAAACACTAgaatgttttcaaaaaatggaCCGTGAGGACGACTGATTGGGCTACCCAAATcccaaaacaaattaaaccctaaaatctTTCGCTACGACCAACCGAAAATTTTGAACATTTTCAGTAGGTTGCAATCAGAAATTCTCGATATTGGCTTTCCACTGAACGCAGGTTCAATAGTATCACCAACATGGTACGCCATCACTACTCAAACACCTCCAAGAACTAGAGTCTCATCGTCGTTCATGGTGGGAATTTTAGCATGATGGCGGCAATTAAACCACCCTTAATTGAATGTTTGTTAGATGTCCTAATCCTTGTTTGCTGGTATGATTATGTAGCAGTAGGATCAGTCAAAATCTTTACCTTCACCATAGCAATGCCAGGCATTCAGCTGGTCTAGGATCCGTAGGGTAAACTTTGCATAAATTTGACAGCCAGGAGGAAGAGATTTCGGTTCGGCTAACGCCAGATAAAAAGCAAGATAGGTTCCAACTCCCAAGCCTTTTCCCTTGGGATAGAGCTGCATCTTCCTGCAACAACCACCAACACATTTACAACACTTTCAGATAAACCGCGCTTAAGTTTTCGATATCTTTGAGAGAAATTTCTGATACAAAGAGCGAAGTCTAACAAGTATAGTGTTATATACCATTTCTGGTCTCCAGCAATGAATGTTTCTGAGTCGTAGGATTCCGCATCTAGCTTTGATACGTTGTCAATCCTCCAAGTATTCTTGTACATAACAGGATCCTTTACCATTGATAGACGCTCTCCTTTGCCTTTGCTTGTCTCTTTAGAAACGAAGACCTCTGCTCCCAACACACAAGTGTCATCTATGAGAAATCCATTTGAAGCTTCAGTGAAGGCTTTGTGGGAAAGAAATTGATCGAATCCCCAATCGAGTTTCATCCTATGAAACCGCCTTTCCTTTGGTTCTGAGCAATGCATATTTTAAAAAGATTGGAAAATGAGACGACACTTCACAAATATGAGAACTATAagacttttttatttgttgagttaaaagaaagaaatggcACCTTGAAGAACGAAGTAATTGCCGTTATTCTGATCGAGTATAAACAACCTGAAAACAGCATACACTTCCGAAGAAATCTGGGGAGCAGTTGCTCCAGACATTACCAAGTAGAGAGAGACGTGCTCTTTCACATTCCTGTTCTTGTTTCCATTCGGATAGAAAACCAGTTTCCTGCAGCAAAACAGCAATTTATAGTACTCTAACGCAGCtccaaaaacagaagaaaacacTAGCAATTAGTGCAAGGCTTATGAGAAAAGGAACGGTAAGAACTTGTTCTCAGAAATAGAAAGGATTTTACCATTTGTATCCTCCGGCTTCAAAGTCCCCAGATTCATATTTCTCCAAGTTATGTTTGGTGAGCAACGAAATCAATTGTACTTTTACTGTGTAATGGGTTGGTGGTGCATCCGAAATTGTTCTCAGTATCCCTGAAAATAAACGTGTACATTAGCTACTAATTTTCAACTTCAACACACTCAAGCAAACAGATAAAGTATCTTACCATCTTGGTCATCGAAGTTGAGACTCGTCATATCAACAAACTTGATTTTCCGATAAGTCAATACAAGTTACAAAGGATTCAACCGGGTTTTCTGTTCTAGAACCAAATATGTTTTCCTGCTTATAAGGAAAAATTAAAGGTGTATTATTCCTAACTTGAAAGCTTTTAAGGATAGAAATGTTATACTTTGCTTCAAAAGGGTTGCCATTGTTTCATTTGAAAGGTATCCATCACCTGCTTGTAAGGAAAAATATAGGTGTTATTCCTAACTAGAAAGCTTTAAAGGATATAAATGTTGCAAATGACACTTTACAGCAGTGGCGGAAAGCAATCATGCCTATGCATCTTGGCGCAAGTTCGATCTCTAccgaaaaacaaagaaaggtaTATGAAGAGCAGACAATGGTGTGTTTATTCACCATGTAGCCACAAACGATATAATGATATACAAAAGTGAAATGAATGTATTTTTAACACCTTATACGATTATCTTTACAATTTTACATTCCAATGTTTCACACAACAAGAATTTTGTACTATTTTACTATTGGCTATAGTGCATCAGTAATTTCATGGACAGTGACGTCTGCCTCCACAATGCAAGTATCCTTCAACACAAACCCCATGTTTGCCTGGTTGAATAATCCCAGAGTAATAAATCTCATCCATCCCCTAACTGAATTTGAGCCACTGAACCAGTGATTCGCTGCAATCACCAAAAAGGATTCTCAGCTCAATAGTATATTGGAAAAAAGGGTAAAAGGGTGACTCCAAACTAACAAGACTCTCCGAGTAGGAATATCTATCGTAAACAGTTTTACTCTTATGCTGCAAAGAGTTTGTTTCCACAAGAGTAAAACATGCAAATAGAGTTGGTTACGAACTTTTAATAAAAGATAGAACTGAATGAcactaaacaaattaaattgttGTCTATATACGGTTTATTGTCCTGTTGCTGAAAATATTCAGTTGCTTTCTGCTAAATACTAGAAGTTCAACATGAGTTCAACATTTCAAGAGTGCACCAAATGGGCATGCCCCGGACACTGCAGTCTTCAAGTTCAGCACATTCTTGAAGAAACACTCGAATGTTTTCAGAAAATGGACCGTGAGGACGACTGATTGGGCCACCCGAATCACAAAACGaattaaaccctaaaatctTTCTCTACGACCAACCAAAAATTTTGAACATCTTCAGTAGGTTGCAATCAGAAATTCTCGATATTGGCTTTCCACTGAACGCAGGTTCAATAGTAAGTAACACCAACATGGTACGCCATCATGGCTCAAACACCTCCAAGAACTAGAGTCTCATCGCCATTCATGGTGGGAATTTTAGCATGATGGCGGCAATAAAACCACCCTTAATTGAACGTTAATTGAACGTTTTTTAGATGTCCTAATCCCAAAAGCTTTACCCTTACCATAGTCATGCCTGTCATTCAGCCGGTCTAGGATTCATAGGGTAAACTCTGCATATATTTGACAGCCAGGAGGAAGAGATTTCGGTTCGGCTAACGTCAGATAAAAAGCCAGATGGGTTCGAACTCCATTGTCTTTTCCCTTGGGATAGAGCTGCATCTTCCTGCAACAACCACCACCACATTTACAACACCTTCAGATAAACCGTGCTTAAGTTTTTCATTATCTTCGAGAGAAATTTCTTATACTAAGAGCGAAGTCTAACAAGTTTAGTGTTTATACCATTTCTGGTCTCCAGCAATGAATGTTTTTGAGTCGTAGGATTCCGCGTCTAGCTTTGATAATTTGTCAATCCTCCGAGTATTCTTGTACATAGTAGGATCCTTTACCAATGATAGACACTCTCCTTTGCCTGTGCTTCTCTCTTTAGAAACGAAGACCTCTGCTCCCAACACTTGGGTCATCTATGAGAAATCCATTCGAAGCTTCAGTGAAATCTTTGTAGGAGAGAAATTGATCGAATCCCCAATCGAGTTTCATCCCATGAAACCGCCTTTCCTTTGGATCTGAGCAATGCATATTTAAAAAGATCTGAAAATGAGACAAAGCTTCCCAAATACGAGAACTATAAACTTTTTAATCGTTGagttaaaagaaagaaatggtACCTTGAAGAACGAAGTAATTGCCATTGTTCTGATCGAGTATAGACAACCTTAAAACAGCATAAACTTCTGAAGAAATCTGGGGAGCAGTTGCTCCAGGCATTACCAAGTAGAGAGAGATGTGGTCTTTCACATTCCTGTTCTTGTTTCCATTTGGATAGAAAACCAGTTTCCTGCAGCAAAACAGCAATTTATAGTACTCTAACGCAGctccaaaaaaagaagaagacattaGCAATTAACGCAAAGCTTATGAGAAAAGGAACGGTAAGAACTTGTTCTCAGAAATAGAGAGAAAGGATTGTACCATTTGTATCCTCCGGCTTCAAAGTCGCCAGATTCATATTTCTCCAAGTTATGTTTGGTGAGCAACGGAATCGATTGTAATGTATTTTTACTGTGTAATGAGTTGGTGGTGCATCCGAAATCGTTCTCAGTATCCCTGAAAAGAAACGTGTACATTAGCTACTAATTTCCAACTTCAACACACTCAAGCAAACAGATAAAGTATCTTACCATCTTGGTCATCGAAGTTGAGATTCGTCTTATCAACAAACTTGATTTTCCGATAATTTAATACAAGTTACAATGAATTCAACCGGGTTTTCTGTTCTAGAACCAAATATGTTTTCCTGCTTATAAGGAAAAATTAAAGGTGTATTATTCCTAACTTGAAAGCTTTTAAGGATATATAGAAATGTTGTGCTTTGCTTCAAAAGAGTTGCCATTGTTTCATTTGAAAGGTATCCATCACCTGCTTGTAAGGAAAAATATAGGTATTATTCCTAACTAGAAAGCTTTAAAGGATATAAATGTTGCAGATGACTCTTTAAAGCAGTGACGGAAAGTAATCATGCCTATGCACCTAAGAGCGGCTTCGATCTCTACCGATCCTCTCCCCCCAAACACTAACAATTGATCCTAGCAATGCTATTGTTtgtcaagaaaaagaaaaggatagaACGGTCATGCTTTGCTTCAAAAGGTTGGCTTTTTTTCATTGAAATGGTATCCATCACCTGGTTTTAGGTGCTTCGAAACACATATTCTgcaattttctttcttattaAACTGAA from Pyrus communis chromosome 4, drPyrComm1.1, whole genome shotgun sequence harbors:
- the LOC137731709 gene encoding autophagy-related protein 8i-like; this translates as MGKIQSFKQEFSFDERLEESKSIIAKYPDRVPVIIERYSRTDLPEMEKKKFLVPRDMSVGQFIHILSSRLHLTPGKALFVFVKNTLPQTASRLDSIYETYKEDDGFLYMCYSSEKTFG
- the LOC137732625 gene encoding uncharacterized protein encodes the protein MVNKHTIVCSSYTFLCFSFVDMTSLNFDDQDGILRTISDAPPTHYTVKVQLISLLTKHNLEKYESGDFEAGGYKWKLVFYPNGNKNRNVKEHVSLYLVMSGATAPQISSEVYAVFRLFILDQNNGNYFVLQEPKERRFHRMKLDWGFDQFLSHKAFTEASNGFLIDDTCVLGAEVFVSKETSKGKGERLSMVKDPVMYKNTWRIDNVSKLDAESYDSETFIAGDQKWKMQLYPKGKGLGVGTYLAFYLALAEPKSLPPGCQIYAKFTLRILDQLNAWHCYGEANCWFSATNSVGGWNFFIALEYFNRENRGLVLKDTCIVEADVTVHGITVAV